The Anaerobacillus alkaliphilus genome window below encodes:
- a CDS encoding GerAB/ArcD/ProY family transporter gives MEVVRKFKGIDLFAVTCCSTITLGVTFLPYVGGDEVRSAWLKVLVAVIPYFVLFYLLKKFSSKYESYDFFYEMKVSTWNWVFHLIVLYFIVSTLFAIVYGLEALTLITKVYLLPNTDQWIVLLLFLLVAAVGLGYGITAISRFVVSLILVEFILLFSIVGLGFTEYFRWMYIAPVWTTDVITFLKSSISDMARYTGVIALLGYLPFLKKDAAVFRPMSYGLLLVVSIYVGICLVVVGTFGFEQSLTLLSPFTALVQSLSTRTGVIERVDLFFLGVWLIAYYKIMLVQSWFMVFLMQRIFPIRRNYIYILLSLVLLFVITMFMPNFVEQIWIPIHFNNIIYSFCVPALLLGFLLMKRKEGAQQSETS, from the coding sequence ATGGAGGTGGTAAGGAAATTCAAGGGTATTGATCTTTTTGCAGTTACTTGTTGTTCAACAATTACTCTAGGAGTCACTTTCTTACCTTATGTGGGTGGGGATGAGGTAAGAAGTGCGTGGTTAAAGGTTTTGGTAGCTGTCATTCCTTACTTTGTTCTTTTTTACTTGTTAAAAAAATTTAGCTCTAAATACGAAAGTTACGATTTCTTTTATGAGATGAAAGTCTCTACTTGGAACTGGGTGTTCCACTTGATCGTGTTGTATTTCATTGTCAGTACTTTGTTTGCTATTGTTTATGGTTTGGAGGCATTGACATTAATAACAAAAGTATATTTGCTTCCTAACACTGACCAGTGGATTGTTCTACTTCTCTTTTTATTAGTGGCTGCGGTGGGCTTAGGTTATGGAATTACAGCGATTAGCCGTTTTGTTGTTTCCTTAATACTTGTTGAGTTTATCCTGCTTTTTTCAATTGTAGGTTTAGGCTTTACTGAATATTTTCGCTGGATGTATATTGCCCCTGTTTGGACGACGGATGTTATCACATTTTTGAAGAGTTCTATCAGTGATATGGCCCGGTATACGGGAGTAATAGCTCTACTAGGTTATTTGCCATTTTTGAAAAAAGATGCCGCAGTCTTTAGACCGATGAGTTATGGTCTACTTTTGGTTGTTTCTATCTATGTTGGTATTTGTCTTGTGGTAGTAGGGACCTTTGGTTTCGAACAATCTTTAACGCTTTTATCACCTTTTACGGCATTGGTTCAGTCTTTGTCAACGAGAACAGGAGTAATAGAGAGAGTAGATTTATTTTTCTTGGGGGTATGGCTGATTGCTTATTATAAAATCATGCTAGTTCAGTCATGGTTTATGGTGTTTTTAATGCAACGTATATTTCCGATAAGAAGAAACTACATCTATATACTTCTTTCGTTAGTTTTATTATTTGTGATAACTATGTTCATGCCAAACTTTGTTGAACAAATTTGGATACCTATACATTTTAATAACATCATTTATTCCTTTTGCGTGCCAGCTTTACTATTAGGTTTCTTATTAATGAAACGAAAAGAAGGAGCTCAACAAAGTGAAACTAGTTAA
- a CDS encoding spore germination protein has translation MNKNTTIRQDKYEEYLRSLNISEEPPQVSSLFDIEMKEIFKACDDFTYREIVLSRGEKGIIYFLQGIVDLEFLHMSVIKPLVESMKDQFEEVDHRQQINNPKNISLKNWNEIIFALFNGGAICHIDGQLPIEVKVPGKEKRNISEPTTQYQVFGPKIGFIEDIQTNISIVRKFLKDPRVKTVNYEIGSLSHTKVSVMYIDGYADKKDIEQIDKRMQNVKIDQLITLGQLNKQIIDHPTSIFPQVFGTERPDNVALALGEGKIAIFIDNVTFVSILPVTLFDLYLVGDDLSFSSFYNALFVRAIRYLCMILSTALPALYVALVAFHPELIPETLALTIAESRSQIPFPAAAEALIMMIALDVLVEASIRLPSFVGQTIGIVGGLVIGTAAVEAGVVSSLMVIVISFTAIASFTSPTWELVSSLRVLRYGLLIISSIFGLYGFVLGFCVIFIHICNLESLSTPYISPLSTFKMQQLLGRMQQIKTQYFEKKGG, from the coding sequence TTAGAAGCCTAAATATCTCGGAAGAACCACCGCAAGTTAGTAGCTTGTTTGATATAGAGATGAAAGAAATATTTAAAGCTTGTGACGACTTTACCTATAGAGAGATCGTGCTCTCACGAGGAGAGAAGGGGATTATCTATTTTCTCCAGGGAATCGTTGATCTTGAATTTCTACATATGAGTGTAATAAAGCCTTTAGTTGAATCGATGAAAGACCAATTCGAAGAAGTTGATCATCGTCAACAGATTAATAATCCTAAAAATATCTCTCTTAAAAATTGGAACGAGATTATTTTTGCATTATTTAACGGAGGAGCTATTTGTCACATTGATGGGCAGCTCCCAATTGAAGTTAAAGTACCTGGGAAAGAAAAGAGAAATATATCTGAACCTACCACACAATACCAAGTATTCGGTCCGAAGATAGGATTTATTGAGGATATACAAACGAACATTTCTATCGTAAGGAAGTTTCTGAAGGATCCTCGTGTAAAGACCGTAAATTACGAAATTGGTTCACTTTCACATACAAAGGTATCTGTCATGTACATTGATGGTTATGCAGATAAAAAGGATATTGAGCAGATTGACAAAAGAATGCAAAATGTGAAAATTGATCAACTGATTACTCTAGGACAATTAAATAAGCAGATTATTGATCATCCAACGTCTATTTTCCCACAAGTGTTTGGTACAGAGCGACCAGACAATGTTGCGTTGGCATTAGGGGAAGGAAAGATTGCTATTTTTATTGACAATGTAACATTCGTTTCAATTCTTCCTGTTACGTTGTTTGATTTATATTTGGTTGGTGATGACCTTAGTTTTAGTTCGTTTTATAATGCCCTATTTGTAAGAGCTATCCGATATTTGTGTATGATTTTATCTACAGCTTTACCAGCTCTTTATGTAGCATTAGTCGCATTCCATCCAGAACTAATTCCAGAAACTCTCGCATTAACAATTGCAGAGTCGAGATCACAAATACCTTTTCCGGCAGCTGCAGAAGCACTAATAATGATGATTGCCTTAGATGTTTTAGTGGAGGCTAGTATACGTCTTCCTAGCTTTGTTGGCCAAACAATCGGTATTGTTGGAGGTTTAGTTATTGGAACAGCAGCTGTTGAAGCAGGGGTTGTTAGTAGTCTAATGGTCATTGTTATTTCGTTTACCGCAATAGCATCTTTTACTTCTCCTACTTGGGAATTAGTATCGTCACTACGCGTTCTTCGTTATGGTTTGTTGATCATATCATCAATTTTTGGTTTGTATGGGTTCGTGCTAGGCTTTTGTGTTATTTTTATTCATATTTGTAACTTAGAGTCTCTTTCAACACCATACATATCGCCATTATCAACATTTAAAATGCAGCAGTTGTTAGGTAGAATGCAGCAAATAAAAACGCAGTATTTTGAGAAAAAAGGAGGGTGA